In a single window of the Nicotiana tomentosiformis chromosome 10, ASM39032v3, whole genome shotgun sequence genome:
- the LOC138900068 gene encoding uncharacterized protein — translation MADIRDFKKCVEDCSLLDLKSTGAFFTWTNKQSGGDIVLSRIDRVMVNAGRGLNLPASVVHYRNEGLVRQGPIISAIQRTQLEEQFNENEVKKALWAIAGDKAPGPDGFDSQFFKDGWEVVGKDVVEVVLESGRSNVQKILICQDLVRLYNRKATTKSYLIKIDLNKAYDSVEWGFVEEMLYAMNIPVKFINWVMNCISTTQYNIALNGDLYGNIQGKHGLR, via the exons ATGGCAGATATAAGAGACTTTAAGAAATGTGTTGAGGATTGTTCATTGTTGGACCTTAAATCCACTGGAGCTTTTTTCACATGGACAAACAAGCAAAGTGGAGGGGATATAGTACTCAGTAGAATTGATAGAGTAATGGTGAATGCTGGGCGGGGACTAAACCTACCTGCATCAGTAGTACATTACAGGAATGAGGG CTTGGTAAGACAGGGTCCTATTATTTCTGCTATACAAAGAACACAACTAGAAGAGCAATTCAATGAGAATGAAGTAAAGAAAGCATTATGGGCTATTGCTGGAGATAAGGCACCAGGCCCAGATGGCTTTGATAGTCAATTCTTTAAAGATGGATGGGAAGTTGTAGGGAAGGATGTGGTTGAAGTTGTGCTAGAAT CTGGGAGAAGTAATGTGCAGAAGATTCTCATTTGTCAAGATTTAGTAAGACTTTATAATAGGAAAGCCACTACCAAGAGTTACTTGATTAAAATTGATCTCAATAAAGCATATGATTCAGTAGAATGGGGGTTTGTGGAGGAAATGTTATATGCTATGAATATTCCTGTGAAATTCATTAATTGGGTGATGAATTGTATATCTACAACACAGTACAATATTGCTTTGAATGGGGACTTGTATGGAAATATTCAGGGCAAACATGGATTGAGGTAG